Below is a genomic region from Streptomyces ferrugineus.
CCGCCCTGCAACGCGAGTGCCGCGGACGGGCGTACGGCGTCATCCAGCGCAGCCGCGCCTGGGGCCGGCTCATCGCCGATCACCACCCGCGCGCGGTACGTCTGTCCATCCATCCCCAGCCCGTGGGCGCCGCCAAGTTCGGCATCCGGCTGCTCGACGCCCCCGACGTGTGGACCACGCCCTGGCACTCCGTCGCCCTGCGCGAGACCGACGGCCGCTGGACCCTCATGCCCCACGCCAGGGCGCGGCGCCTGGGCCGGCTGGTGCACCGCGACGGCAGACCGAGCCACTACCAGCGGGCGTGACGGCGCACCCGGGGCGTTGTCAGTGGGCCGTGTTATCCAGGTGGGGATCTGGGAGGTGACTCGATGCTGATCGAAACGACCGCTCCACTGGCCCGCGCCACCGAGGAGGCGATCCGCACCGGCAACGTGGCGGCGCTGCGGGACCTGCTCACCGCGCATCCGGGGCTGGCCACGGCGCGGGTGGGCAACATGAAGACCACGCGGACCCTGCTGCACATCGCCACCGACTGGCCCGGCCACCTGCCCGGCGGCCCCCGGACGGTGACCGCGCTGGTCGCGGCCGGCGCGGAGGTGAACGCCCGGTTCACCGGCGCGCACCGCGAGACCCCGCTGCACTGGGCGGCGAGCTGCGACGACGTGCCCGTCCTGGACGCCCTGCTCGACCTGGGCGCCGACATCGAGGCCGACGGCGGGGTGATCGGCGACGGCACACCCCTGGCGGACGCGGTGGCCTTCGGGCAGTGGAGGTGCGCGCGACGCCTGGTGGAGCGCGGCGCCCGCACCACCCTGTGGCAGGCCGCCGCCCTCGGCGAGGCCGACCGCGTCGCCGACTGCTTCTCCTCCGACTCCGACCGGCCCGGAGCCGAGGACGTCACCGCCGCCCTGTGGTGCGCCTGCCACGGCGGGCAGCGCGACATGGCCGACTACCTGCTGCGACGGGGCGGTGACATCAACTGGATCGGCTACGACCGGCTCACCGCGCTGGACGCCGCCCACCGCGCGGGCCACCGGACGCTGGTCGGATGGCTGCGCGAGCAGGGGGCGAGGTCCGCCGAGGAGTTGGTCTGACACCGGCCGAGATGCGGGCGGCCGGGCAGGGGTGAAGACTGGGACTCGGCGGGGACGCTGCGCCCTGCCGACATCGACACGTCGATACATCCACACGAGGTGCGAACGGATCCGCGCACCACGCCCCCGCAGCCCGCCCGGACGTCAGGCGCCGCCATCCGTCCGCGGCTCACCGTCCTCACACGGAGGGAGCCGGCCATGGGCGGCATCAACGGAACAGCAATGGAGGGCCTGCGCGAGGGGATGCGGGGACCCGTCATCACCGCGCGGGACCCGGGTTACGACGAGACCCGCGCCATCTACAACGCCATGATCGACCGGCGCCCCGCGGCCTTCGCCCAGTGCGTGGACGCCGCGGACGT
It encodes:
- a CDS encoding ankyrin repeat domain-containing protein, translated to MLIETTAPLARATEEAIRTGNVAALRDLLTAHPGLATARVGNMKTTRTLLHIATDWPGHLPGGPRTVTALVAAGAEVNARFTGAHRETPLHWAASCDDVPVLDALLDLGADIEADGGVIGDGTPLADAVAFGQWRCARRLVERGARTTLWQAAALGEADRVADCFSSDSDRPGAEDVTAALWCACHGGQRDMADYLLRRGGDINWIGYDRLTALDAAHRAGHRTLVGWLREQGARSAEELV